A genome region from Trichoderma asperellum chromosome 7, complete sequence includes the following:
- a CDS encoding uncharacterized protein (TransMembrane:12 (i58-81o112-133i185-203o209-229i289-310o330-349i710-733o753-780i830-850o856-874i937-960o972-992i)), whose product MAISEKGHDVPVHQASNAAEEADSSVEVSIADETTASENKSQNPYLRIFTYTGRRERIILAISIVAAIASGAGIALQNLIFGQFVTTITNFINDPSASGAKFRHDAARLSLYFVYLGIGRFVLAYAYNVLLTYNAYRIVRNIRHAYLKAALSQEVAYYDLGTSGSIATQATSNGKLIQGGIAEKLGLSFQGVSAFVTAFIVAFVTQWKLTLICLCIAPTTMAVMAFVGISEAAVETKIFDVHAQANAYAEGIIGSTRTVHAFEMRSRLVSKFNEYLEEAHKYGRQLSPWFAALFSAEYTIMYLGFGLAFWQGIHLFANGEITSSGEIFTVLFSVTIATISITALAPYSIDFSRAASGAAQLFELIDRKSDINPFDESGEEPTEVVGHLELENLSFAYPTRPSITVLDDFSLTVPAGKVTALVGQSGSGKSTIVGLIERWYNPLSGAIKLDGKPINKLNLNWLRKNVRLVQQEPVLFQGSAFDNIAHGLVGTKWEHASREEKMAQVQEAAKIAFAHDFISELPDGYDTEIGQRGGLLSGGQKQRVAIARSIVSQPKVLLLDEATSALDPHAEGVVQRALDRASEGRTTIVIAHKLATIRRADNIVVMKKGKIIEQGTHEGLMKQDGAYAALVHVQDLSVSKNQQSDTESDEQDDEEAKDPADLVKSLTRYATADQIRLEQQKERDNFEKYKKQGLLTVIWRLVVEHPELGWAYFFVVVSCLAGAAGYPGQAILLSSTVDVFTLSPSEMTKKGNFYASMFIVLAAGNLIIYGIAGYATNMIAQTLSHKLRRQSLNDMLRQDLQFFDRPENNIGALASRVDANPQAILELMGFNIALILVAVFNIAACSVLAIVYSWKLGLVVVFAGLPPMVGSGWFKIRLDVKLDHHISARQSKSAAIASEAVTAIRTVSSLAIEESVLKSYTYELDHAVNGSVKPMSIMMICFAFTQCIEYWFMALGFWYGCRLVSFGETSMNSFYVAFLAVFFSGQAASQLFQFSTSITKGKNAANYIFWLHGLQPTIHETPENMDKGPESGGPIAVNSVHFSYPLRPEAPVLRGINLEIQKGQFFALVGASGCGKSTMIAMLERFYDPSTGNIRIAGDKLTDLNPRLYRRVVSLVQQEPTLFQGSIRENIALGIDDPTVSSATTAEVTVSDSQIEAALRAANAWDFVSSLPDGFATAAGPNGTQLSGGQRQRIAIARSLIRNPKVLLLDEATSALDTESEKVVQSALAEAAKEGDRITIAVAHRLSTIRDADMICVFYGGKILEMGKHAELVAQGGMYRKMCEAQNIE is encoded by the exons ATGGCCATCTCAGAGAAGGGCCATGATGTGCCTGTGCATCAGGCATCAaatgctgctgaagaggcggATAGCAGCGTAGAGGTTTCAATCGCAGACGAAACGACGGCGAGCGAGAACAAGTCACAGAACCCGTATCTA AGAATCTTCACTTACACAGGTCGGCGTGAACGAATTATTCTTGCCATCTCTATTGTGGCTGCAATTGCGTCTGGAGCTGGCATCGCTCTCCAGAATCTGATCTTTGGCCAATTCGTCACAACCATCACCAATTTTATCAACGATCCATCAGCAAGCGGTGCCAAGTTTCGCCATGATGCCGCCCGATTATC GCTCTATTTCGTCTATCTAGGCATTGGAAGGTTTGTCCTGGCATACGCATACAATGTGCTCCTGACTTATAACGCGTATCGAATCGTTCGAAATATTCGACATGCATATCTAAAGGCTGCCTTAAGCCAGGAAGTTGCCTACTATGACCTCGGCACCAGTGGATCAATTGCTACTCAAGCAACTTCGAATGGAAAGCTGATCCAGGGCGGTATTGCAGAGAAGCTCGGGCTCTCGTTTCAGGGAGTCTCAGCGTTTGTTACTGCCTTCATTGTTGCGTTTGTAACCCAATGGAAGCTGACCCTAATTTGTCTTTGCATCGCCCCGACTACCATGGCCGTAATGGCCTTTGTTGGTATCAGTGAGGCAGCAGTCGAAACAAAAATTTTCGACGTTCACGCTCAGGCCAATGCTTATGCAGAAGGTATAATTGGCAGCACTAGAACAGTACATGCGTTCGAGATGCGCTCCAGGCTTGTCAGCAAATTCAATGAATACCTCGAGGAGGCTCACAAATACGGTCGCCAGCTCTCGCCTTGGTTTGCAGCTCTCTTTTCGGCCGAATATACAATCATGTATCTGGGCTTTGGGCTTGCTTTTTGGCAGGGTATTCATCTATTTGCAAATGGGGAGATTACATCGTCTGGCGAAATTTTCACAGTCTTGTTCTCTGTGACAATCGCAACTATCAGTATCACGGCGCTGGCGCCGTATTCCATCGACTTTTCGCGAGCTGCTTCGGGAGCCGCACAGCTATTTGAGCTTATCGACCGAAAGTCTGATATCAATCCATTTGACGAATCGGGGGAGGAGCCTACAGAGGTTGTCGGACACCTTGAGTTGGAGAACCTTAGCTTTGCGTATCCTACCCGACCGAGTATAACTGTACTAGACGACTTTTCTTTAACTGTTCCTGCTGGGAAAGTCACAGCTTTGGTG GGCCAAAGTGGTTCGGGAAAGAGTACAATTGTTGGTCTCATTGAGCGATGGTACAATCCCTTGTCTGGAGCCATCAAGTTGGATGGCAAGCCGATTAACAAGTTAAATCTCAATTGGCTCCGGAAGAACGTTCGACTCGTCCAACAAGAGCCTGTGCTGTTTCAAGGTTCAGCATTCGATAACATCGCTCACGGCCTTGTTGGCACAAAATGGGAACATGCGtctagagaagagaagatggctcAAGTTCAGGAAGCTGCCAAAATTGCTTTTGCTCATGATTTCATTTCAGAATTACCGGATGGATACGATACTGAGATTGGCCAGAGAGGTGGCTTATTATCCGGCGGTCAGAAACAACGTGTTGCTATCGCTCGGAGTATCGTTTCTCAACCCAAAGTTCTGTTGCTCGACGAAGCGACCAGCGCTCTTGATCCGCATGCCGAGGGCGTTGTCCAGCGCGCTCTAGACAGAGCTTCTGAGGGGCGTACCACAATTGTTATTGCTCATAAGCTGGCAACAATCCGCAGGGCAGACAACATTGTCGTCatgaagaaggggaaaattATAGAACAAGGCACACACGAGGGTCTAATGAAGCAAGACGGAGCTTACGCTGCGCTGGTCCACGTACAAGACCTATCTGTATCGAAAAATCAACAATCTGATACCGAATCAGACGAAcaagatgatgaggaagcaAAAGATCCAGCCGATCTTGTCAAGAGCTTGACCCGATACGCCACTGCGGATCAAATACGCCTcgagcagcagaaagagagggacAACTTTGAAAAATACAAGAAACAGGGGCTCCTTACAGTAATCTGGCGACTCGTGGTTGAGCATCCAGAGTTGGGGTGGGCATAtttctttgttgttgtttcctGTCTCGCAGGTG CGGCTGGTTATCCCGGTCAAGCCATTTTACTTTCCAGCACGGTTGATGTCTTTACATTATCCCCTTCGGAAATGACCAAAAAGGGCAACTTTTATGCTTCCATGTTTATTGTCCTTGCAGCTGGCAATTTGATCATCTATGGTATAGCTGGATATGCGACTAACATGATCGCTCAG ACTTTGTCACACAAACTCCGTCGTCAAAGCTTGAATGACATGCTACGCCAAGATCTCCAATTCTTCGATCGTCCCGAAAATAATATTGGAGCCCTGGCTAGCCGTGTTGATGCGAACCCACAGGCCATCTTGGAGCTTATGGGCTTCAACATAGCTCTAATCCTAGTAGCAGTATTCAATATTGCTGCATGCAGCGTATTGGCCATTGTCTACAGTTGGAAACTGGGACTTGTGGTTGTCTTCGCCGGGCTGCCCCCCATGGTTGGTTCTGGATGGTTCAAGATTCGACTGGACGTTAAACTTGATCACCACATCTCGGCACGTCAGTCTAAAAGTGCGGCGATTGCTTCAGAAGCCGTCACTGCGATACGTACAGTGTCGTCTTTAGCTATCGAGGAATCGGTCCTCAAGAGCTACACCTACGAATTAGACCACGCGGTCAATGGATCGGTGAAACCGATGTCGATTATGAtgatttgctttgcttttacTCAGTGCATTGAGTATTGGTTTATGGCTCTGGGCTTTTG GTATGGATGTCGTCTTGTCTCCTTTGGGGAGACATCAATGAATAGCTTTTACGTGGCGTTTTTGGCAGTCTTCTTTTCaggccaagctgcttctcaaCTCTTTCAATTTTCAACAA GCATAACCAAAGGCAAGAATGCCGCCAACTATATTTTTTGGCTTCACGGACTCCAACCCACAATCCACGAAACACCAGAAAATATGGACAAAGGTCCAGAATCTGGGGGCCCAATTGCCGTTAATAGCGTTCATTTCTCATATCCCCTGCGACCGGAAGCGCCTGTGCTGAGGGGGATCAATCTAGAG ATTCAAAAGGGTCAGTTCTTTGCTCTGGTCGGTGCGTCTGGTTGCGGTAAATCCACTATGATTGCTATGCTGGAGCGCTTCTACGACCCTTCAACTGGGAATATACGCATTGCTGGTGACAAGTTAACGGATCTAAATCCACGTCTATATCGCCGAGTCGTATCTCTAGTGCAGCAAGAGCCTACTCTTTTCCAAGGCTCGATTCGCGAGAATATCGCACTTGGTATTGACGATCCAACGGTATCTTCCGCAACGACCGCAGAGGTAACAGTTTCCGACTCTCAAATCGAAGCAGCTTTGCGTGCAGCCAATGCCTGGGATTTCGTGTCTTCTTTGCCTGACGGCTTCGCCACAGCTGCCGGACCAAACGGCACGCAGCTTTCTGGCGGCCAGCGTCAGCGTATTGCTATTGCTCGCTCATTAATTCGCAATCCTAAAGTCCTACTGCTTGATGAGGCAACAAGTGCCTTAGATACGGAGAGTGAAAAGGTTGTCCAAAGCGCATTAGCTgaggcagcaaaagaagGCGATCGAATCACTATTGCCGTAGCGCATAGACTGTCCACAATCAGAGACGCGGATATGATATGCGTCTTTTATGGGGGAAAGATCTTGGAGATGGGAAAGCATGCTGAATTGGTAGCGCAAGGAGGGATGTACAGAAAGATGTGCGAAGCGCAGAACATAGAATGA
- a CDS encoding uncharacterized protein (EggNog:ENOG41), whose protein sequence is MRLILKRLISLVARLVILVTLFRYASTYFFSKKAAMTLAPVVALSHGGGPLPILGDPAHKDVISSMKNRVPKILKLGTPEQPRAIVLVTAHWSTDKPVISSGATHELYFDYYNFPAEAYALKYPAPGHPEVAQEVKAALEAEGLKSELDSKRGWDHGVFIPMLLVNPAANVPIVQLSVLESEDPTDHLKMGAALAKLRQNNIAVVGSGFASVHNFQVYHELRNGGPTRAKQWSERIGRWNDALAQAVGTESKEERWKRVAGWREFPHANEMHPPMRGEHFMPLIVCAGAALEGEKAAVYQDKYLGAGISTFYWGAETAA, encoded by the exons ATGAGATTGATATTGAAACGACTTATTAGCCTGGTTGCCAGGTTGGTTATCTTGGTCACCCTGTTTCGCTACGCTTCAACGTATTTTTTCAGCAAGAAAGCTGCAATGACGCTGGCTCCTGTAGTTGCGCTCTCTCATGGCGGAG GTCCGCTCCCTATCCTTGGCGATCCTGCTCACAAGGACGTCATCAGCTCTATGAAAAATCGAGTGCCCAAAATCCTTAAGCTCGGCACTCCTGAGCAGCCTCGTGCCATTGTCCTCGTTACAGCTCACTGGTCAACAGATAAGCCAGTCATCTCATCCGGAGCGACTCACGAGCTCTACTTTGACTACTACAACTTCCCTGCTGAAGCCTACGCACTGAAGTACCCTGCACCTGGCCACCCGGAGGTTGCGCAGGAGGTAAAAGCCGCACTGGAAGCAGAGGGCCTCAAATCCGAGCTGGATAGCAAGAGAGGATGGGACCACGGCGTGTTTATCCCCATGCTGCTGGTGAATCCTGCGGCTAACGTGCCCATTGTGCAACTTTCCGTGCTTGAGTCCGAAGATCCGACTGACCACTTGAAAATGGGAGCTGCGCTGGCCAAGCTCCGTCAGAACAACATCGCCGTCGTGGGCTCGGGCTTTGCCTCTGTCCACAACTTCCAAGTCTATCATGAGCTACGCAACGGAGGGCCTACAAGAGCTAAGCAGTGGTCGGAGAGGATTGGTCGATGGAACGACGCGCTGGCACAGGCTGTTGGGACGGAGAGCAAGGaggagagatggaagagggtGGCGGGCTGGAGAGAGTTTCCGCATGCGAATGAGATGCACCCGCCGATGAGGGGGGAGCATTTTATGCCGTTGATTGTGTGTGCTGGTGCGGCGTTGGAGGGAGAAAAGGCGGCAGTTTATCAGGATAAGTATCTGGGAGCGGGGATTTCGACCTTTTACTGGGGAGCGGAGACGGCTGCATGA
- a CDS encoding uncharacterized protein (EggNog:ENOG41~TransMembrane:1 (i37-54o)) has translation MDEKASLPPYSASGLPPPASGAAPYRGRRAGLRRSRVLKFFAATALTLLVAGQWKQVWREDTKAPLLSLDKLNDDLQTCQKLRHKPQDPIGLGREKNARWIEGSKPTLIKNAVVWIGEPVEGTSEADARAGKGWEWVQGDVLLEHGLIKRVESHISSRSLPEDTQIFDAAGRQLTAGIIDMHSHAGVDSLPYLQGDADVNELSDNITPWARSIDAINPLDHQIEVIKSGGVTTSLVLPGSGNNMGGEAYTIKHAVGPRNGRKEISAQDMLADPDRNWRFMKMACGENAKRVHGGIDRRPFSRMGESFDFRHAFEQARALIQRQDDWCNKADAIGVENMDEYLPQELYWESLTAALRGQVHINTHCYTITDLEAMVDHTNEFKFSVRAFHHAHQTYLATEILKRTYGGRPPASALFADNMFYKAEAYVASEYAGKYLYDANLTTVYVSDNPVLNAQHVLFEAAKGYHYGLPYHAALSAVTSAPAELLGFGKRLGKVKPGFDADIVVWDSDPLSVGAAPVQVWIDGTAQFDNPVELSKPKSSPIVPDTGLSYIIEEPTEMQDVLFYGIKKVLLSDDEIFESNDKPMTVFISKGKIACIGPCSPEYEAAAQKVKWRVILKNGYLTNSFTGVGGTIGLNDIDGEEVTDNGPNPVAFTRAIDGLRLDSKKLNVAAKYGVTKGISAPKFLSGKTHHGTSVGFLTAAKTVAEKGAVFDADVAVHYTLDLNSRYSSSYSEVFGLLRRKLLAVASNDKPAEDPFSEAAYLQKVIAGKTVLALTINNADGIVTALRIKSEVEEVIKSKIRLAILGGSESHLVAAELAAAEVGVILLPLQAHPNNWDQRRSLPGAPLSNGTTIDYLLDAGVTAAIGLPEDWYVRDLGFEAGTAYHNGNGRLGEKAALDLVSINIHKILGSKLPEDQAKCHFIVSEGSPLDIGSRIKAVGSGRDKVAVFVNGSKGPSLLESLTAKTPASREGADEQL, from the exons ATGGACGAAAAAGCCAGCCTGCCTCCCTACAGCGCCTCTGGCCTCCCACCTCCAGCCTCTGGAGCTGCGCCTTATCGCGGTCGGCGAGCTGGTTTGCGCCGATCCCGTGTCTTGAAGTTCTTCGCTGCGACTGCTTTGACTTTGTTGGTGGCAGGGCAGTGGAAGCAGGTGTGGCGAGAGGATACGAAAGCGCCTCTGCTGTCGCTGGACAAGCTCAACGATGACTTACAGACTTGTCAAAAGCTCCGACACAAGCCCCAGGACCCAATAGGACTGGGACGAGAGAAAAATGCCAGGTGGATCGAAGGCAGCAAGCCTACGCTTATCAAGAACGCTGTTGTTTGGATTGGCGAGCCTGTTGAGGGCACAAGCGAGGCTGATGCCAGAGCGGGCAAGGGCTGGGAATGGGTCCAAGGCGACGTTTTGCTCGAGCATGGCCTCATCAAGCGAGTTGAATCTCACATCTCGTCTCGCTCACTGCCAGAAGACACCCAGATCTTCGATGCCGCGGGACGTCAGCTAACCGCCGGCATCATCGACATGCACAGCCATGCTGGTGTCGACTCTCTGCCATATCTTCAAGGCGACGCTGACGTCAATGAGCTCTCCGATAACATCACTCCATGGGCACGATCCATTGATGCTATTAACCCATTGGATCACCAGATTGAAGTCATCAAGTCAGGCGGTGTCACCACCTCCCTCGTCCTTCCTGGATCCGGTAACAACATGGGCGGCGAGGCTTACACTATCAAGCACGCCGTTGGCCCCAGAAACGGCCGCAAAGAAATCAGCGCGCAAGACATGCTCGCAGACCCCGATCGCAACTGGCGATTTATGAAGATGGCATGCGGAGAGAACGCCAAGAGGGTCCATGGAGGCATCGACAGAAGACCATTCAGCCGCATGGGCGAAAGTTTCGACTTCAGACACGCTTTCGAGCAAGCTAGAGCTTTGATCCAGCGCCAGGATGACTGGTGCAACAAGGCCGATGCTATTGGCGTGGAAAATATGGACGAGTATTTGCCACAAGAGCTATACTGGGAATCTCTTACTGCAGCCCTTCGCGGCCAGGTCCATATCAACACTCACTGTTACACTATCACGGATCTTGAGGCAATGGTGGACCATACCAACGAATTCAAGTTTTCAGTTCGGGCTTTCCATCACGCTCACCAGACGTATCTGGCTACTGAA ATCCTCAAGCGCACATATGGAGGCCGACCACCTGCGTCAGCCCTATTCGCTGATAACATGTTTTACAAGGCCGAAGCCTACGTGGCGTCCGAGTATGCTGGCAAATATCTCTACGATGCCAATCTCACGACTGTATATGTCAGTGACAACCCTGTCCTCAACGCCCAGCACGTCCTCTTTGAAGCCGCAAAGGGCTATCACTATGGCCTGCCCTACCACGCTGCTCTGTCTGCCGTTACCAGCGCACCTGCAGAGCTACTTGGTTTTGGGAAACGGCTAGGAAAAGTCAAGCCAGGATTTGACGCCGATATCGTGGTTTGGGATAGCGACCCCTTGAGCGTTGGAGCTGCCCCCGTCCAAGTCTGGATCGACGGCACTGCACAATTCGATAACCCGGTTGAGCTCTCAAAGCCCAAATCAAGCCCCATTGTGCCCGATACCGGGCTATCTTACATCATCGAAGAGCCAACAGAGATGCAAGACGTTCTCTTCTATGGCATTAAAAAGGTTCTCTTGTCCGATGATGAAATCTTCGAATCTAATGACAAGCCTATGACTGTCTTTATCTCTAAGGGCAAAATCGCTTGCATTGGCCCCTGCAGTCCCGAGTATGAAGCGGCCGCCCAAAAGGTGAAGTGGCGAGTCATCCTAAAGAATGGTTATCTTACCAACTCTTTCACTGGCGTGGGTGGCACTATCGGATTGAATGATATCGACGGAGAGGAGGTGACAGACAATGGGCCAAATCCGGTCGCCTTCACTCGTGCTATCGATGGCCTTCGATTAGACAGCAAGAAGCTGAATGTTGCCGCTAAATATGGTGTTACCAAGGGTATCTCTGCTCCAAAATTCCTAAGTGGCAAGACTCACCACGGTACCAGCGTTGGCTTCCTCACCGCGGCCAAGACCGTTGCCGAAAAAGGTGCCGTATTTGATGCCGATGTTGCCGTTCATTACACGCTTGACCTCAACTCCCGCTATTCTAGCAGCTACTCCGAGGTATTTGGCCTGTTGAGAAGAAAGCTCCTCGCGGTTGCTTCCAACGATAAGCCAGCTGAGGATCCTTTCTCAGAAGCGGCCTACTTGCAAAAGGTTATCGCTGGAAAGACAGTCCTAGCtcttactataaataatgcGGATGGCATTGTCACTGCGTTGAGGATCAAGTCAGAAGTAGAAGAGGTCATCAAGTCCAAGATAAGACTCGCCATTCTCGGCGGTTCAGAATCTCATCTCGTCGCAGCAGAGCTTGCCGCTGCTGAGGTTGGAGTCATCTTGCTTCCACTTCAAGCGCATCCAAATAACTGGGACCAACGTCGCTCGCTTCCAGGCGCGCCACTCTCAAATGGCACGACGATCGATTACCTGCTTGATGCCGGCGTCACGGCCGCCATTGGCTTGCCTGAGGATTGGTATGTGCGCGATCTGGGATTCGAAGCCGGGACAGCCTACCACAATGGCAACGGACGGCTAGGTGAGAAAGCTGCCTTGGATCTTGTAAGTATAAACATACACAAGATCCTTGGAAGCAAGCTGCCAGAGGATCAAGCAAAGTGTCACTTTATTGTCAGTGAGGGAAGCCCATTGGATATCGGATCTCGAATCAAGGCCGTCGGCAGTGGCAGAGACAAAGTGGCAGTCTTTGTCAACGGCTCAAAAGGTCCGTCTTTGTTGGAATCTTTGACAGCAAAAACGCCTGCCAGCCGTGAAGGGGCAGATGAGCAATTGTAG